The proteins below come from a single Rosa rugosa chromosome 2, drRosRugo1.1, whole genome shotgun sequence genomic window:
- the LOC133733756 gene encoding phosphoinositide phospholipase C 4-like codes for MGSYRMCVCFTRKFRITEAEPPSDVKVYFDKYAEGGTHMTAEQLRNFLADVQGYGGSSTSDAERIVEQVLQKRHHHIAKLITRRTLTLEDFHHYLFSADLNPPIENQVHQDMNAPLSHYYIYTGHNSYLTGNQLSSDCSHVPIIKALKRGVRVVELDLWPNSKKDDVNVLHGRTLTTPVELFKCLKSIKEHAFTDSPYPVVITLEDHLTPDLQAKVAKLLMKTFKDMLFIPDSECFKKLPSPEELKYQIIISTKPPKEYLEDKCVTVKADNIHKRKDSEEDAWGNEPSELTEEHKDVDTSESEASEQNMDYEDNNNSNRGAEPASYKRLIALHAGKPNGGLKEALKVEVDRVRRLSLSEQALEKAAESHGTDVVRFTQKNILRVYPKGTRFNSSNYKPLIGWMHGAQMVAFNMQGYGKSLWLMHGMFRANGGCGYVKKPDFVMNDEQIFDPKAKLPVKKTLKVKVYMGDGWHLDFKQTHFDLYSPPDFYTRVGIAGVPADEVMNKTKKKEDDWTPVWEEEFTFPLRAPELALLRIEVHEYDMSEKDDFGGQTCLPVSELRQGIRAVPLFDRKGVKYNSVRLLMRFEFT; via the exons ATGGGGAGTTACCGGATGTGCGTCTGCTTCACTCGCAAGTTCAGGATCACAGAGGCGGAGCCGCCTTCTGACGTGAAGGTGTATTTCGATAAGTACGCCGAGGGAGGGACCCACATGACCGCCGAGCAGCTCAGGAACTTCCTGGCGGATGTCCAGGGCTACGGCGGCTCGTCGACCTCGGACGCCGAGCGGATCGTCGAGCAGGTGCTGCAGAAGAGGCACCACCACATTGCCAAGTTGATAACAAGGCGCACGCTCACTCTAGAAGACTTCCACCATTACTTGTTCTCCGCCGATCTCAATCCTCCAATCGAGAACCAG GTTCATCAGGATATGAATGCTCCATTGTCTCATTACTACATTTATACTGGACATAATTCATACCTGACTGGAAATCAACTCAGTAGTGACTGTAGTCATGTGCCAATCATAAAGGCGCTGAAGAGAGGTGTGAGAGTGGTGGAGCTTGATCTTTGGCCAAATTCCAAAAAGGATGATGttaatgttcttcatggaag GACCTTGACAACCCCTGTGGAACTTTTTAAATGcttgaaatcaattaaggagcaTGCTTTTACTGATTCTCCATACCCTGTAGTCATAACTCTTGAAGACCACCTTACCCCTGATCTCCAAGCTAAAGTAGCAAAg CTGCTCATGAAGACATTTAAGGATATGTTGTTTATTCCTGATTCCGAATGTTTCAAAAAATTACCTTCACCGGAAGAACTGAAGTATCAAATTATCATATCTACCAAACCTCCTAAAGAGTACCTTGAGGATAAATGTGTCACTGTCAAGGCAGATAACATACACAAGAGAAAAGATAGCGAAGAAGATGCATGGGGGAATGAACCTTCAGAGCTTACGGAGGAACACAAAGATGTTGATACG AGTGAAAGTGAAGCAAGTGAACAAAATATGGATTACGAGGATAACAATAACTCTAATCGTGGAGCAGAACCCGCATCATACAAACGTCTCATTGCACTCCATGCTGGGAAACCAAATGGTGGTTTAAAGGAGGCACTAAAAGTTGAAGTTGATAGAGTTAGACGCCTTAGTTTGAGTGAACAAGCACTTGAGAAGGCTGCTGAATCTCATGGAACTGATGTTGTTAG ATTCACCCAGAAGAACATTTTAAGGGTGTATCCAAAAGGAACTCGGTTCAACTCCTCCAACTACAAGCCGCTTATTGGCTGGATGCATGGTGCTCAAATGGTTGCATTTAATATGCAG GGATATGGTAAATCTCTTTGGCTGATGCATGGGATGTTTAGAGCAAATGGGGGCTGTGGTTATGTGAAAAAGCCTGATTTTGTTATGAACGATGAGCAGATTTTCGATCCTAAAGCAAAATTGCCAGTAAAGAAGACTTTAAAG GTGAAAGTATATATGGGAGATGGTTGGCATCTGGATTTCAAACAAACACACTTTGATTTATATTCACCACCAGATTTTTACACCAGG GTTGGCATAGCAGGAGTTCCAGCTGATGAGGTAATGAATAAAACTAAGAAAAAAGAGGACGATTGGACTCCTGTATGGGAAGAAGAGTTTACATTTCCATTGAGAGCCCCAGAGTTGGCTCTGCTTAGAATTGAGGTACATGAATATGACATGTCTGAGAAAGATGACTTTGGCGGCCAGACTTGTCTGCCAGTCTCTGAATTGAGACAAGGAATTCGTGCAGTCCCTCTCTTTGACCGTAAAGGAGTGAAATACAACTCAGTGAGGCTTCTAATGCGATTTGAGTTCACCTGA